The proteins below come from a single Miscanthus floridulus cultivar M001 chromosome 1, ASM1932011v1, whole genome shotgun sequence genomic window:
- the LOC136502738 gene encoding disease resistance protein RPS2-like codes for MELQLAAVLASLALGGAVLVLFFGKWWQPLAGTDRRVKELADAVEALLRQRSEVLGHDPAPSSDPVRAWLRRVQEAQDELASIKARHDGGQLYVVRLVQYLFLPTGPVAGLAEKQLKAVWALREQGAAILDAALATPQAPPPLLCDPEELVDLPAEAGPARAYLNEALRFLGDCDAALGVWGAGGVGKTTVLKLVCEVCGRVARFDHVLLVAASRDCTVAKLQREVVSVLGLRDAPTEQAQAAGILSFLRDKSFLLLLDGVWERLDLERVGIPQPLGMANGKVRKIIVASRSEALCADMGCRNKIKMECLNEEDAWSLFQANVGGDTIHGHTQIPALARQVAAECKCLPLALVTVGCAMSNKRTPEEWSNALDTLKASLPSGTPGLDKSTHALVKFCYDNLESDMVRECFLTCALWPEDHSIFKEELVQSWIGLGLLPDLGDIEEAHRFGLSVIAILKDARLLEPGHNHRYNMFPSDTHVRLHDVVRDAALRFAPGMWLVRAGAGLREPPREEALWRGAQRVSLMHNTIEDALAKVAIALAETQPSSLMLQFNKALPKRMLQAIQHFTKLTYLDLEDTGIEDAFPMEICCLVNLKYLNLSKNKILSLPMELGNLGQLEYFYLRDNYYIQITIPTGLISRLGKLQVLELFTASIVSVADNYVAPVIDDLESSGARMASLSIWLDNTRDVERLARLAPGVRARSLQLRKLEGERAIPLLSAEHAPELGGMQESLRELAVYSSDVEEITADAHMPRLEIIKFGFLTKLSVMAWSHAAGSNLRDVGMGACHSLTHATWVQHLPCLESLNLSGCNGLTRLLGGAEDGGSATEEVVVFPRLRVLALLGLPKLEAIRAEGECAFPELRRLQTRGCPRLKRIPMRPAPGQQGTVRIECDKHWWNALQWAGEDAKACFVPVV; via the exons ATGGAGCTGCAGCTCGCGGCCGTGCTCGCCTCGCTCGCCCTCGGCGGCGCGGTGCTGGTGCTGTTCTTCGGCAAGTGGTGGCAGCCGCTGGCCGGCACCGACCGGCGCGTCAAGGAGCTGGCCGACGCGGTGGAGGCCCTGCTGCGGCAGCGGTCCGAGGTGCTGGGCCACGACCCGGCGCCGTCGTCGGATCCCGTGCGCGCGTGGCTGCGGCGCGTGCAGGAGGCGCAGGACGAGTTGGCGTCCATCAAGGCGCGGCACGACGGCGGGCAGCTGTACGTGGTCCGCCTGGTGCAGTACCTCTTCCTCCCCACGGGTCCGGTCGCGGGGCTGGCCGAGAAGCAGCTCAAGGCGGTGTGGGCGCTCCGGGAGCAGGGCGCCGCGATCCTCGACGCCGCGCTGGCCACGCCGCAGGCGCCGCCGCCTCTGCTCTGCGACCCCGAGGAGCTGGTGGACCTCCCCGCGGAGGCGGGGCCCGCGAGGGCCTACCTCAACGAGGCGCTCCGCTTCCTCGGCGACTGCGACGCCGCGCTCGGCGTCTGGGGCGCAGGCGGCGTGGGCAAGACCACGGTGCTCAAGCTGGTGTGCGAGGTGTGCGGCCGTGTCGCGCGCTTCGACCACGTCCTGCTCGTCGCGGCCTCCAGGGACTGCACGGTGGCCAAGCTCCAGAGGGAGGTCGTGTCCGTGCTCGGCCTGCGCGACGCGCCCACGGAGCAGGCGCAGGCCGCCGGGATCCTGAGCTTCCTGAGGGACAAGAGCTTCCTCCTGCTGCTGGACGGCGTGTGGGAACGCCTGGACCTGGAGAGGGTCGGCATCCCGCAGCCCCTCGGCATGGCCAACGGCAAGGTGAGGAAGATCATAGTGGCGTCGAGGAGCGAGGCGCTGTGCGCTGACATGGGCTGCCgcaacaagatcaagatggagTGCTTGAACGAGGAGGATGCGTGGAGCCTGTTTCAAGCTAATGTTGGCGGCGACACCATCCATGGACACACTCAAATTCCTGCACTTGCTAGACAG GTCGCCGCCGAATGCAAGTGCTTGCCTTTGGCCCTCGTCACCGTCGGCTGCGCCATGTCAAATAAGCGCACACCAGAGGAGTGGTCCAACGCACTCGACACCCTCAAGGCGTCGCTGCCCTCCGGCACGCCCGGCTTGGACAAGAGCACGCACGCGCTAGTGAAGTTCTGCTACGACAATCTGGAGAGCGACATGGTGAGGGAATGCTTCCTGACCTGCGCGCTATGGCCGGAGGACCACAGCATCTTCAAGGAGGAGCTCGTGCAGAGCTGGATCGGACTCGGcctgctccccgatctcggcgaCATCGAAGAGGCCCACAGGTTCGGGCTCTCCGTGATTGCGATCCTGAAGGACGCGCGCCTGCTGGAGCCGGGGCACAACCACCGCTACAACATGTTCCCGTCAGATACTCACGTCAGGCTGCACGACGTTGTGCGCGACGCGGCGCTCCGGTTCGCTCCCGGCATGTGGCTTGTCCGCGCAGGCGCCGGGCTCAGGGAGCCCCCGCGCGAGGAGGCGCTGTGGCGCGGCGCGCAGCGCGTGTCCCTGATGCACAACACCATCGAGGACGCCCTGGCGAAGGTGGCCATTGCCCTCGCGGAGACGCAGCCGTCGTCGCTGATGCTCCAGTTCAACAAGGCCCTGCCGAAGAGGATGCTCCAGGCGATCCAGCATTTCACCAAGCTCACGTACCTGGACCTCGAGGACACCGGCATTGAGGACGCCTTCCCCATGGAGATCTGCTGCTTGGTCAACCTGAAGTACCTCAACCTATCCAAGAACAAGATCCTGTCGCTGCCGATGGAGCTGGGCAACCTGGGTCAGCTCGAGTACTTCTACCTGCGCGACAACTACTACATCCAGATCACGATACCAACGGGGCTGATCTCGCGGCTTGGGAAGCTGCAGGTGCTGGAGCTGTTCACCGCGAGCATCGTCTCCGTCGCGGACAACTACGTCGCGCCAGTCATTGACGACCTCGAGAGCAGCGGCGCGCGCATGGCGTCGCTCAGCATCTGGCTCGACAACACCCGCGACGTGGAGCGCCTCGCGCGGCTAGCGCCGGGCGTGCGCGCCCGGTCGCTCCAGCTGCGCAAGCTAGAAGGGGAGCGCGCCATTCCGCTGCTGTCCGCGGAGCACGCGCCGGAGCTTGGCGGCATGCAGGAGAGCCTGCGGGAGCTGGCGGTGTACTCGTCCGACGTCGAGGAGATCACAGCCGACGCGCACATGCCCAGGCTGGAGATCATCAAGTTTGGCTTCCTCACGAAGCTGAGCGTCATGGCGTGGTCCCATGCCGCCGGGTCCAACCTCCGCGATGTCGGCATGGGCGCGTGCCACAGCCTAACGCACGCGACGTGGgtgcagcacctcccctgcctaGAGTCGCTGAACCTCAGCGGGTGCAACGGGCTAACGAGGCTGCTGGGTGGCGCGGAGGACGGCGGCAGTGCCACGGAGGAGGTGGTCGTGTTCCCGCGGCTGAGGGTGCTGGCCCTACTGGGGCTGCCGAAGCTGGAGGCCATCCGAGCCGAGGGGGAGTGCGCGTTCCCGGAGCTGCGGCGCCTACAGACGAGGGGGTGCCCACGGCTGAAGAGGATTCCGATGCGCCCGGCGCCCGGGCAGCAGGGTACCGTGCGGATCGAGTGCGACAAGCACTGGTGGAACGCGCTACAGTGGGCGGGCGAGGACGCCAAGGCCTGCTTCGTCCCCGTGGTCTGA